A portion of the Streptomyces coeruleoprunus genome contains these proteins:
- a CDS encoding glycoside hydrolase family 6 protein, translating into MSRTSRTTQAPPNRRRTALLAACTLIATAGATATALSSPAGAAAPGCKVDYTVTNQWSTGFGANVTVTNTGDPVSGWTLEWSFGGNQQVTQHWNSAITQSGAAVTAKNVSYNGSLATGASTSFGFNGSYSGTNAVPTTFKLNGVVCNQNTPGPTDPPGPTDPPTGTKVDNPYAGAKVYVNPEWSANAAAEPGGTKVSNQPTGVWLDRTAAINGVNGGMGLRAHLDEALRQKGSGELAVQLVIYNLPGRDCAALASNGELGPTEIDRYKREYIDPIAAILADPKYAGLRIVTTVELDSLPNLVTNVTPRPTATPNCDVMKANGNYIKGVGYALAKLGAIANVYNYVDAGHHGWLGWDDNFGASAQIFKQAATAEGSTVANVHGFIVNTANYSALKEDHFTINDTVNGVSVRQSKWVDWNRYTDELSYAQAMRAELIRIGFSSNLGMLIDTSRNGWGGTARPTGPGAQTNVDTYVDGGRYDRRINPGNWCNQAGAGLGERPKASPEPGIDAYVWMKPPGESDGASKEIPNNEGKGFDRMCDPTYTGNPRNNYNMSGALPDAPLSGKWFSAQFQELLKNAHPAL; encoded by the coding sequence ATGAGCCGCACGAGCCGCACGACTCAGGCACCCCCGAACCGCCGCAGGACCGCACTGCTCGCCGCCTGCACCCTGATCGCCACGGCCGGCGCCACCGCGACCGCGCTCTCCTCCCCCGCCGGCGCCGCGGCCCCGGGCTGCAAGGTCGACTACACGGTCACCAACCAGTGGAGCACCGGCTTCGGCGCCAACGTCACCGTGACCAACACGGGAGACCCCGTCAGCGGCTGGACGCTGGAGTGGTCCTTCGGCGGCAACCAGCAGGTGACCCAGCACTGGAACTCCGCGATCACGCAGTCCGGCGCGGCCGTCACCGCCAAGAACGTCTCGTACAACGGGTCGCTGGCGACCGGCGCGTCCACGTCGTTCGGCTTCAACGGCTCGTACAGCGGGACGAACGCCGTGCCGACGACGTTCAAGCTGAACGGCGTGGTCTGCAACCAGAACACGCCCGGCCCGACGGACCCGCCGGGACCGACGGACCCGCCGACCGGCACCAAGGTCGACAACCCGTACGCGGGCGCCAAGGTCTACGTGAACCCGGAGTGGTCGGCGAATGCCGCCGCCGAGCCGGGCGGTACGAAGGTCTCGAACCAGCCGACCGGGGTCTGGCTGGACCGCACCGCCGCGATCAACGGCGTCAACGGCGGCATGGGCCTGCGCGCCCACCTGGACGAGGCGCTGCGCCAGAAGGGCAGCGGGGAGCTGGCCGTCCAGCTCGTCATCTACAACCTGCCGGGCCGTGACTGCGCCGCCCTCGCCTCCAACGGCGAGCTGGGCCCCACGGAGATCGACCGCTACAAGCGGGAGTACATCGACCCGATCGCGGCGATCCTGGCCGACCCGAAGTACGCGGGCCTGCGCATCGTCACGACGGTCGAGCTCGACAGCCTGCCGAACCTCGTCACGAACGTGACCCCGCGCCCGACCGCCACGCCGAACTGCGACGTGATGAAGGCGAACGGCAACTACATCAAGGGCGTGGGCTACGCGCTGGCCAAGCTGGGCGCCATCGCGAACGTCTACAACTACGTGGACGCGGGCCACCACGGCTGGCTGGGCTGGGACGACAACTTCGGCGCGTCCGCGCAGATCTTCAAGCAGGCGGCGACGGCCGAGGGCTCGACGGTCGCCAACGTGCACGGCTTCATCGTGAACACGGCCAACTACAGCGCGCTGAAGGAGGACCACTTCACGATCAACGACACCGTGAACGGCGTGTCGGTGCGCCAGTCGAAGTGGGTCGACTGGAACCGGTACACCGACGAGCTGTCGTACGCGCAGGCCATGCGGGCGGAGCTGATCCGGATCGGCTTCTCGTCGAACCTCGGCATGCTGATCGACACCTCCCGCAACGGCTGGGGCGGCACGGCCCGCCCGACCGGCCCCGGCGCGCAGACGAACGTCGACACGTACGTCGACGGCGGCCGCTACGACCGCCGCATCAACCCCGGCAACTGGTGCAACCAGGCGGGCGCCGGCCTCGGCGAGCGCCCGAAGGCCAGCCCGGAGCCGGGCATCGACGCGTACGTCTGGATGAAGCCCCCGGGCGAGTCCGACGGGGCGAGCAAGGAGATCCCGAACAACGAGGGCAAGGGCTTCGACCGCATGTGCGACCCGACGTACACGGGCAACCCGCGGAACAACTACAACATGTCGGGCGCCCTCCCCGACGCCCCGCTCTCGGGCAAGTGGTTCTCGGCCCAGTTCCAGGAGCTGCTGAAGAACGCCCACCCGGCGCTCTGA
- a CDS encoding NAD(P)H-binding protein encodes MTVLVTGATGNVGRHVVEELLGGGHKVRALSRDPAGAGLPPGVDVRAGDLSVPDSLAPALEGVTAVHLITFDGGNGAMLRTGPQIARLAADAGVRRITMLWSGEPGPVEEAVAAEGLAWTTLQPQEFMSNALNWTGSVRAEGVVREPFGATRSAMIHEADIGAVAARTLTEEGHAGKEYVLTGPEVLDVPRKLAVLSEALGRDIRFVELTEQEARERMRRAGASQEAIDHVIGWYADPPEEAYTVTHTVEHLLGRPARTFAQWARENAEAFR; translated from the coding sequence ATGACCGTCCTGGTCACCGGGGCCACCGGGAACGTGGGCCGCCATGTGGTCGAGGAACTGCTCGGCGGGGGCCACAAGGTGCGGGCGCTGTCGCGCGACCCCGCGGGAGCCGGACTGCCGCCCGGCGTCGACGTGCGAGCCGGCGATCTGTCGGTCCCCGACAGCCTGGCGCCCGCACTGGAGGGCGTGACCGCCGTGCACCTGATCACCTTCGACGGCGGGAACGGCGCGATGCTGCGCACGGGGCCGCAGATCGCGCGGCTCGCCGCCGACGCGGGCGTCCGGCGGATCACGATGCTGTGGAGCGGCGAGCCGGGCCCCGTCGAGGAGGCCGTGGCGGCCGAGGGGCTCGCGTGGACCACCCTGCAGCCGCAGGAGTTCATGTCCAACGCCCTCAACTGGACCGGCTCGGTCAGGGCCGAGGGCGTGGTGCGCGAGCCGTTCGGCGCCACCCGCAGCGCCATGATCCATGAGGCCGACATCGGCGCGGTGGCCGCCAGGACGCTGACGGAGGAGGGCCACGCCGGAAAGGAGTACGTGCTGACCGGGCCCGAAGTCCTGGACGTACCGCGGAAACTGGCCGTCCTGAGCGAGGCGCTGGGCCGCGACATCCGGTTCGTCGAGCTGACCGAACAGGAGGCGCGCGAGCGGATGCGCCGGGCGGGAGCGTCTCAGGAGGCCATCGACCACGTCATCGGCTGGTACGCCGACCCGCCCGAGGAGGCGTACACGGTGACGCACACCGTGGAACACCTCCTCGGCCGCCCGGCCCGGACCTTCGCGCAATGGGCCCGGGAGAACGCCGAGGCGTTCCGCTGA
- a CDS encoding cellulose binding domain-containing protein: MRHPPRFSILLAGAALTAAGALLGPVGTASAGTASVADSAPASAMAAAAPVCTVEYTTVSQWAGGFQGSVTVTNNGSALTGWSLGFDFAAGQRVTQGWGARWSQSGTSVTAANESWNGTLATGGSVTAGFIASFPGSNPAPTAFTLNGTACNGDPGGPTDPPDPPDPVEGPPVLTVSGNKLVDENGATRRMLGVNRSGGEFMCVQGRGIFDGPVDDASVKAIADWNANTVRIPLNEECWLGLDNIGAEYRGEAYVNAVKDLVRRVEAHGMTPVVELHWSWGQYTGNSAGCADIHASCQKPMPNARYTPAFWTSVANTFKDDRRVVFDLFNEPYVDRATPTAAAAWACWRDGGNCPGIGYEVAGMQDLLDAVRATGARNLVLVPGVAYSNDLSQWLAYAPTDPAGNLAAAWHVYNFNTCSHESCWDSTLAPVAARVPLVAGEIGENTCGHGFIDRVMKWFDDRGLSYLGWTWNTWDCSAGPALIRSYDGSPTPFGAGLRDHLRALRG; this comes from the coding sequence ATGCGACACCCCCCGCGCTTCTCGATCCTGCTCGCGGGAGCCGCGCTCACCGCAGCGGGCGCGCTCCTCGGTCCGGTCGGCACGGCTTCGGCCGGGACGGCCTCTGTCGCTGATTCCGCGCCGGCTTCCGCCATGGCGGCGGCCGCCCCCGTGTGCACGGTGGAGTACACCACCGTGAGCCAGTGGGCCGGCGGCTTCCAGGGCTCGGTCACGGTCACCAACAACGGCTCCGCGCTGACCGGCTGGAGCCTCGGCTTCGACTTCGCTGCCGGCCAGCGGGTCACCCAGGGCTGGGGCGCCCGGTGGTCCCAGTCCGGGACCTCGGTCACCGCGGCGAACGAGAGCTGGAACGGGACGCTCGCCACGGGAGGGAGCGTCACGGCCGGGTTCATCGCGTCGTTCCCCGGGTCCAACCCGGCGCCGACGGCCTTCACGCTCAACGGGACGGCGTGCAACGGCGATCCGGGCGGCCCGACCGACCCGCCGGACCCGCCGGACCCGGTCGAAGGACCGCCCGTGCTGACCGTGAGCGGCAACAAGCTCGTCGACGAGAACGGCGCCACCCGCCGGATGCTCGGCGTCAACCGCTCCGGCGGCGAGTTCATGTGCGTCCAGGGCCGCGGCATCTTCGACGGTCCGGTGGACGACGCGTCCGTGAAGGCCATCGCGGACTGGAACGCCAACACCGTCCGTATCCCCCTGAACGAGGAGTGCTGGCTGGGCCTGGACAACATCGGAGCCGAGTACCGGGGCGAGGCGTACGTCAACGCCGTCAAGGACCTCGTGCGCCGCGTCGAGGCGCACGGCATGACGCCCGTCGTCGAACTGCACTGGAGCTGGGGCCAGTACACCGGGAACTCCGCCGGCTGTGCGGACATCCACGCCAGCTGCCAGAAGCCGATGCCGAACGCCCGCTACACGCCGGCGTTCTGGACCTCGGTCGCGAACACCTTCAAGGACGACCGCCGCGTGGTGTTCGACCTGTTCAACGAGCCCTACGTGGACCGCGCGACGCCCACGGCCGCCGCGGCCTGGGCCTGCTGGCGGGACGGCGGGAACTGCCCCGGCATCGGCTACGAGGTCGCCGGGATGCAGGACCTGCTGGACGCCGTACGGGCCACCGGGGCGCGCAACCTCGTGCTCGTCCCCGGCGTGGCGTACTCCAACGACCTGAGCCAGTGGCTCGCGTACGCCCCCACCGACCCGGCGGGCAATCTGGCCGCCGCCTGGCACGTCTACAACTTCAACACCTGTTCCCACGAGTCGTGCTGGGACTCCACCCTCGCCCCGGTCGCCGCCCGCGTACCGCTGGTGGCGGGCGAGATCGGCGAGAACACCTGTGGCCACGGGTTCATCGACCGCGTCATGAAGTGGTTCGACGACCGCGGCCTGTCCTACCTGGGCTGGACCTGGAACACCTGGGACTGCTCCGCCGGCCCCGCCCTGATCCGCAGCTACGACGGCAGCCCCACGCCGTTCGGCGCAGGGCTGCGCGACCACTTGCGGGCGCTGCGCGGCTGA